From the genome of bacterium, one region includes:
- a CDS encoding T9SS type A sorting domain-containing protein, giving the protein MLRCLLICSLLLVAGNAFADYQYVIYNSTGMTTCPPESAPLPLDCMGMIYWDQNENGPDAADAPPPVGALPGQCNFNTFPLNGEAGGFPPHAFLTDPMFIYHGSFPVPVFYVVFECAGVRLTSRTFTGNGAIMDVQLDDAWTCEAIVDTCLHAVELYLWDIPSLPEDHRRIVYTDCIWLCAGVPVTMHVAGLDDLWGVRHAYATIAAGCGGETACNSNVVSPAASPLWENGQTTVDFTEFWQGTSFTLNSPVAGWACLYVDIFLPVEQGSIDAVAGDGRVTLNWNTLSETGVDRFEVLRKTVTSEYEVIGSIPAENNAAGSHYSFLDEQAINDVSYAYTLSVVNLDGSRQEWGVEVNATPRANIVSQFALHQNYPNPFNPETQIEFDLAASEHVTLTVFNTSGQTVTELVNGTLETGAHTVNFNGSVLSAGVYFYRLQAGSFTETRKMLLLK; this is encoded by the coding sequence ATGCTGCGTTGTCTATTGATTTGTTCGCTACTGCTGGTAGCTGGGAATGCGTTCGCGGATTATCAGTACGTGATCTATAATTCGACGGGCATGACAACCTGTCCTCCGGAGAGCGCGCCCTTGCCACTTGACTGCATGGGCATGATCTACTGGGATCAGAACGAAAATGGACCGGACGCCGCCGACGCACCACCTCCGGTCGGTGCGTTGCCCGGCCAGTGCAACTTTAACACTTTCCCGTTGAACGGTGAAGCCGGCGGATTTCCACCGCACGCCTTTCTCACCGATCCGATGTTCATCTACCATGGTTCATTCCCAGTCCCTGTTTTCTACGTTGTCTTTGAGTGCGCGGGCGTGCGTTTGACCTCCCGTACTTTCACGGGCAATGGTGCAATCATGGATGTTCAGCTTGACGACGCATGGACCTGTGAGGCGATCGTGGACACCTGCCTGCATGCGGTTGAATTGTATCTGTGGGATATTCCGTCCCTGCCCGAAGACCATCGCCGTATTGTGTACACGGACTGCATTTGGCTTTGCGCTGGTGTGCCGGTAACCATGCATGTCGCCGGGCTGGATGATTTGTGGGGCGTGCGCCATGCCTATGCGACGATTGCTGCCGGATGCGGCGGCGAGACCGCCTGTAATTCCAATGTCGTTTCCCCGGCGGCCAGCCCGCTGTGGGAAAACGGCCAGACGACAGTTGATTTTACTGAATTCTGGCAAGGCACTTCGTTTACATTGAATTCTCCCGTAGCCGGCTGGGCCTGCTTGTACGTGGATATCTTCCTGCCCGTCGAGCAAGGCAGCATTGATGCCGTGGCCGGTGACGGCCGCGTTACGTTGAACTGGAACACCCTTTCGGAAACGGGCGTGGACCGCTTTGAAGTGCTGCGCAAGACTGTGACTTCCGAATATGAAGTCATCGGATCAATTCCGGCGGAGAACAATGCCGCGGGTTCGCACTACTCGTTCTTAGATGAGCAAGCCATCAACGATGTAAGCTATGCGTACACGCTCTCGGTCGTCAACCTCGACGGCTCGCGGCAGGAGTGGGGAGTGGAAGTCAACGCGACGCCGCGCGCCAATATCGTCAGCCAGTTCGCGTTACATCAGAACTATCCCAATCCGTTCAATCCCGAAACACAAATCGAGTTTGATCTGGCTGCCAGCGAACACGTCACGCTGACCGTGTTCAACACCAGCGGCCAGACGGTCACGGAGCTCGTCAACGGAACCCTCGAGACCGGTGCGCACACCGTCAACTTCAACGGATCAGTGCTGTCCGCCGGAGTCTATTTTTACAGACTTCAGGCCGGAAGTTTCACGGAAACCAGAAAGATGCTGCTGCTGAAATAG
- a CDS encoding T9SS type A sorting domain-containing protein, with amino-acid sequence MWRSARTSPTSGGSEAAVFGERAYLWEASPQGPKVTAFDLTSGARLYSSRGIGGGFIQQLSLLIGPNGTIYAPRTQNNVVSDSLVALQDNGTSFQDLWRVPLGFVPFGTLGIGPDGSVYSYSREFRVLRLNPLTGATLDSSQVIESDFYQPRMAIDTAGVVFLTNGGFSQGKLLSFDANLQFLWDEEIPNVNIGNPAIGQFGHMIVCGTGTDVRCFRGRTPNTVRQRPAAMIEDRALSQNFPNPFNATTLITYELPSAAHVTLSVFDALGRQVATLLDGVQSAGEHTVRFDGAGLASGAYYCHLVTATQAETIGMIMLK; translated from the coding sequence GTGTGGCGCAGCGCCCGCACCAGCCCCACCTCAGGGGGCAGCGAAGCGGCGGTGTTTGGCGAGCGGGCCTACCTATGGGAAGCCTCACCGCAGGGCCCGAAGGTGACGGCCTTTGATCTGACGAGCGGTGCAAGACTCTATTCCAGCCGCGGTATCGGCGGCGGTTTCATTCAACAGTTGAGCCTGCTAATTGGTCCTAACGGAACAATCTACGCGCCGCGCACACAGAACAACGTGGTTTCAGATTCGCTCGTCGCGCTGCAGGACAATGGCACGTCCTTTCAAGATCTTTGGCGCGTTCCACTTGGTTTTGTGCCGTTCGGGACACTGGGTATCGGTCCTGACGGCAGCGTCTACAGCTATTCGCGTGAGTTCCGTGTGCTCAGGCTCAATCCGCTCACGGGTGCAACGCTGGATTCATCACAAGTCATCGAATCCGACTTCTATCAGCCGCGCATGGCCATTGACACGGCGGGCGTCGTGTTTCTGACGAACGGCGGATTTTCGCAGGGAAAGCTCTTGTCGTTTGACGCTAATCTCCAGTTTCTCTGGGACGAAGAGATACCCAATGTAAATATCGGCAATCCGGCGATCGGTCAATTCGGGCATATGATCGTGTGCGGCACAGGCACCGACGTACGCTGCTTTCGCGGCCGGACGCCGAACACAGTGCGCCAGCGTCCAGCCGCAATGATAGAGGATAGGGCGCTCAGCCAGAATTTCCCGAATCCGTTTAACGCTACGACATTGATCACGTACGAACTGCCGTCCGCGGCGCACGTCACGCTATCCGTGTTTGACGCGTTAGGACGACAGGTTGCCACACTTCTCGACGGCGTTCAATCCGCAGGTGAGCATACGGTGCGATTCGACGGCGCAGGTCTTGCGAGCGGCGCCTACTATTGCCATCTCGTCACCGCAACACAGGCAGAGACGATTGGCATGATTATGTTGAAGTAA
- the rplQ gene encoding 50S ribosomal protein L17, whose product MRHLNKGRQLSRSSSHKKALLGNLSQELFEHKRIQTTLGKAKELRPFAEKLITKAKAGSLAARRDVARFCSRKSAIAMLFDDVAQKMAERPGGYTRIIKLGLRRGDAAPMAIIELVGYEGAVVTSASPAADEKKAAKKTPAKKTAAKKTKKAAA is encoded by the coding sequence ATGAGACACCTTAATAAGGGACGGCAGCTTTCGCGCTCGTCCAGTCATAAGAAGGCGCTGCTTGGCAACCTCTCGCAGGAGCTGTTCGAGCACAAGCGCATCCAGACGACGCTGGGCAAGGCCAAAGAACTGCGCCCCTTCGCTGAAAAGCTGATTACCAAGGCCAAGGCTGGTTCGCTGGCAGCACGGCGCGATGTCGCCCGTTTCTGCTCGCGCAAATCCGCCATTGCCATGCTGTTTGACGATGTGGCTCAGAAGATGGCCGAGCGGCCCGGTGGTTACACGCGCATCATCAAACTCGGCTTGCGCCGCGGCGATGCCGCTCCGATGGCGATTATCGAATTGGTCGGCTATGAAGGTGCCGTCGTGACCTCGGCGTCTCCGGCCGCCGATGAAAAGAAGGCCGCCAAGAAGACCCCGGCCAAGAAGACTGCGGCCAAGAAGACCAAGAAGGCCGCCGCTTAA
- a CDS encoding PQQ-like beta-propeller repeat protein has product MRLLLLLLFPALLWAADWNAGTGGNPQRNGMTSEFGPDGSQILWNESLPSQFAQPAVIEGNIAVMSRTFNIVDPLHGTLMVAHDLETGDTLWTAELPVDFPATDWRSRVLAIRDGRVYASRSGNTNYSYYYALDAQTGEFLWQSEDSLDDSSTESPAFADNGDLIVGGFSAIRGLTRRTDRACGAAPAPAPPQGAAKRRCLASGPTYGKPHRRARR; this is encoded by the coding sequence ATGCGTCTCCTTCTTCTTCTCCTCTTCCCTGCTCTGCTTTGGGCTGCTGATTGGAATGCGGGTACGGGCGGCAATCCGCAGCGTAACGGCATGACCAGCGAATTCGGGCCGGATGGCAGTCAGATTTTATGGAATGAAAGTCTGCCGTCGCAGTTCGCGCAGCCGGCGGTGATTGAAGGCAATATTGCGGTGATGTCGCGCACGTTCAATATCGTGGATCCGCTGCACGGGACGCTGATGGTCGCGCACGATTTGGAAACGGGCGACACGCTGTGGACGGCTGAACTGCCAGTGGATTTCCCGGCGACGGATTGGCGCAGCCGCGTGCTGGCGATTCGCGACGGGCGCGTCTATGCCAGCCGCTCGGGGAATACGAACTACTCTTACTACTATGCGCTCGACGCACAAACGGGCGAGTTTCTCTGGCAATCGGAAGATTCACTCGACGACAGCTCGACCGAAAGCCCGGCGTTTGCGGACAACGGTGATTTGATTGTCGGCGGCTTCAGCGCGATCCGCGGGTTGACGCGACGAACGGATCGCGCGTGTGGCGCAGCGCCCGCACCAGCCCCACCTCAGGGGGCAGCGAAGCGGCGGTGTTTGGCGAGCGGGCCTACCTATGGGAAGCCTCACCGCAGGGCCCGAAGGTGA